A window of Actinomadura viridis genomic DNA:
AGGCCCACCTCGGCCGGGCGGATCGCCTCGCGGCGGCGGCGCAGGAAGTCGGCGAGCTGGTCACGTTGCATGGCCCCATGGTCCCTCGCGGCCCCGCGCCCATCCAGGGAGCGGCTCTCCCACGATGAACGCTCCGCTTCCACGCGTTCCGGCGCGGGCGCAGGGTCGGAGATGACATCGAGGAGACATCGAGAACGAGGAGAATGTGATGCAGAGACGAACCTTGGGCCGTACCGGACCGGTCACCTCCGCACTGGGTCTGGGCGCGATGGGCATGTCGGGCGCTTACGGGGTGGCCGACCGTGCCGAGAGCATCGCCACCGTGCACGCCGCGCTGGAGGGCGGCGTCACACTGATCGACACCGGCGACTTCTACGGCATGGGCCACAACGAGTTGCTGCTGGCCGAGGCGCTGCGCGGCCGGGATCGCGACAGCTACGTGCTGAGCGTCAAGTTCGGCATGCTGCGGGGGCCGGGCCCCCGGTTCGGCGGGCAGGACGGCCGTCCCGAGGCGGTGAAGAACTTCCTGGCCTACTCGCTGACCCGGCTGGGCACCGACCACATCGACATCTACCGTCCCGCGCGGCTGGACCCGGCGGTGCCGATCGAGGACACGGTGGGTGCGATCAAGGAGATGATCGACGCGGGGTACGTGCGGCACCTGGGCCTGTCGGAGGTCGATGCGGCGACGATCCGCCGGGCGCACGCCGTGCACCCGGTCGCCGACCTGCAGATCGAGTACTCGCTGATCTCCCGCGCGGTGGAGGCGGACGTGCTGCCCGCACTACGGGAACTCGGCATCGGCCTGACCGCCTATGGCGTCCTCGGCCGCGGCCTCATCTCCGGACACTGGAACGCCGGCCACACCGCCGGCCCCGGCGACGGCCGCGGTTTCCACCCGCGATTCGGCAGCGGGAACGTGGAACACAACCTCGCCCTGGTGGAGGCGCTGCGACGGGTCGCCGAGGCCAAGGGGTGCACCGTCGCCCAGCTGGCCATCGCCTGGGTGGCCGCACAGGGCGCCGACATCGTGCCGCTGGTCGGCGCCCGCACCCGCGAGCGGCTGGCCGAGGCGCTGCCCGCGATGGAGCTGAACCTCACCGCCGACGACCTCGCCGAGATCGGGAAGGCGGTGCCGCGGGGCGCGGCCCGCGGCGACCGGTACCCGGCCGCGTTCATGTCCGGCCTCGGCGTGGGCAACTGAGCCCGGCTCTCCGGCGGGACCCGTGCCGGCGCGGGCCCCGCCGGGAAACCGGCACCCTGGAGCGACTCGAGAAGCGCGCGACGCGCGTCACAGAGGTGCCGCGCCACCTCCCGGGCCTGGAACGGTCAGTCGAGGGCGGCCCAGCTGCGGAGGGGCTTGGGGCCCTCGAGCACCGTGTCCTCGTAGGCGTCATCCGTCACGCGGATCTTCATGTACTGAGTGCCGGAGAACATCCAGTAGTCGTTCTGCTCGCCCGGTACGGGCAACGCCGCGTCGATCCCCTGCCTGAACGCGGGGAACTTGTTGAGGGTGCCGGACCACGCGTCAAGTTTCGAGGGCCCCTGGGAGATCTCGCCGCCGGGCCCTTCGCCGTCCAGCCTGATTCGTACGTACTGGTCACCTGCGAAAACCCAGTACTGTTCCCGGTCGTCCGGCGTCGGCATCACAGCGTCGATACCGTCGTCCGGAAGATCTCCGAAGGCGCTCTCCCAGTCGCTGAGCGGTCTCGGACCCGCCACCAGTGCGTCGTCGTACGCCTGGTCGGCGTTGGCGACCCGCATTCGGATGTACTGGCTTCCGGAGAAGACCCAATACTCGTTCCGCGAACCCGGAACGCGCAGCGTCGCGTCTATCTTGTTCCGGAACCCCGGCAGGTTCTTGAACGTGTCGTCCCATGCTTGGAGCGGTGAGGAAGCCGTCATGAGCTGATGCACCGGGTAGCCCGAGGTCGACATGAGGGCCCGGATGTAGCGGTCACCGGAGAACATCCAGTAATCGCGCGGGGCCTTGAGATCCGGGTCGTCCGGAACCGGCATGACCGCATCGGTGCGTGTCGGGTGTGTGGCGGCCGTGGAGCCGTGGCCGGTGGACGGTTTCGGGGAACCCCCCGTCCCCGCTGCATCGGCTTTGTCTCTCGAGCGGCTCACCAGCGCACCCGTGGTGACGACGGCGGCGAGCAGGAGAACGGCCGAGAGCGCCGCCAAGCCGAGCAGGCCGCGGCGCGGAACGGCGCCGACCTTGCGTCCACCCTTCGAAGGATCGTGCGCGCCCGGCGCCGTCGTGACGAGGGGCCGCAGCATCTCGCGGGCCTCCGCGATGGAAGGACGGTCGGCCGGGTTCTTTCGCAGCAGCGCTTCGAGCGGGGGACGCAGCCGTCCCGCGGCGGCCGGGATCTCCGGGTCCTCCCGGAGGACGGCGTTCAGGATGCCAACGGCTTCCGGACGGGCGAACGGGGAACGGCCGGACAGCAGCACGCACAGGGTGACACCGAGCGAGAAAAGGTCGCTGGGCGGTCCCGCAGGCTGGTGACTCAGCCGTTCCGGGGCGATGTACCCGAATGAACCCACCACCGCGCCGGTTCTGGTGAGCGAATCGGCTCCGGACAGCGCCGCGATGCCGAAGTCGCAGAGGACCACTCGGCCGTCGTGGCGCAGCAGGACATTGCCCGGTTTGATGTCCCTGTGCAGCGCACCGGCGGCGTGCACGGCCTCCAGAGCGGACAGGAGTTGCAGACCGATCCCGGCGACGGCGGAGGGACTCATCGGGCCGGTCGTGGCGACATGTTCCTTCAACGAGGGCCCGTCCACGAGCTCCATCACCAGCCACAACCGCTCGTCCTGGTTCACGAGGTCGTAGACGTTGACGACGTTCGGGTGGGATATCCGAGCGATCGTGTGTGCTTCCCGGCGCACCCGGGCCGCTTGCTTGGCGAGTTCCTCACCCGTGGCCAGAAGATGCATCTCTTTTATGGCAACGGTGCGGTTCAGGAGCCGGTCGCTCGCGCGCCACACGGTTCCCATGCCTCCACTGCCGAGGCGATCCAGCAGCACGTACCGATCAGCAAGCACTCGTGATCCACCGTTATCAGCCACAGAACCAACCTACTGATCGTTTTGTGGTCCCGTACGTTGATCAGCGATCTGCCTCAGCGATATCTCCTGACGAGGGGCACGGCGACCATCGCCGAAGATCATTCAAATATGGCTCTGAGCCGCGGACACGGTGAATCTGTGCTGGCCGGCGTCGGATGAGCGTAAGGCTCGGGACTCGGGTCGGTGTCCCACGCCATGTTCGAGCGATCCAGCGGGCGCCGAGGCGGCGTCGGGGCGGATGGAGTCCAAGTCGCTCCGGTGGGGCTTGGCGATGACCGCGCGGCCGATGAGCTCGGACGCTCCTGTGACGAAGACGCGCATGCCCGTCTCGACGCCTCTGATGTCAACGGGGTGGTCCCAGAATGCCCGGTCAGCCCTCGCGCTGGCCGCTTCACACCATACTCGGTGATAACAGTCGATATCGGCTGCCATGGCACCCTTTGCCCGGCATGCCCCGGTGATGACACGGTCGCCCGCACCATAAATGTGTCCCGCCCACGTATTAGAACCCCACGCTCAGAACCTGAGGAACGTTAAGGAAGCACCGGTGCTGGCCGTCGGGGCGCCTCGGGACGCGAACCGCAGGGTACCCGCCGACGTCCTAATTCTTCGAGAGCCGTGAGGCGGAGGGGGCAGAGTGTGGGACACATTGATCCCTGTCGTGATCACCGGGATCGTCGGAACAGGTTGCCTCGTGGCCTATCTGCGGGACGTCGTGCACGTGTTCTGGCTATGGCGACGCGGCATACGCACGTCCGGTGTAGTGGTCGACAACGCGGAGACCAGAGCCGAGTCGGGAACACGGTGGGCACCGATCATCGCCTTTGAGGACCAGCACGGGAACCGGGTCGCCTGCAAGCCGATCGTGCGCATGGACAAAATGATGCAGCTGGGGCAAGAAGTGCCAGTGGTGCACCTGGCGCACAAGCCGGAGGTCATGCTCATTTTCACCCGATGGAGCATGGTGAGGTCGCTGCTGGAAAACTGGATTCTCCTGCTCCTGGGATCGGGATTCCTCGGCTTCGCGGTGGCCGGCGTGTTCGCTTAACCCGAATGGTCGGAGCGAACTGACCGGCCCGCGTTCCGCCCGACTGCCCAGATCAATACACCCGGCTCGACCCCTGGCCTCCGCGGGCGTCACGCGGATCCGCTCTGAGAAGGGGATCTCGCCCAATGCGTCCGCCTGGTGATCGGTCCCCGGCCCTTGACGAGCAGCCCGCTTCGGCCGGCGACGAGTTCACGCTTGTCATGATCGAGTTCTAGATCGTGATCACCTGCCCAGTGCGTGAAACGGGATCTGCAACGGTGGCGGATCGCCGGCCGCGAGGGCGGCGAGGATGGCTCGCACGTTGATGGGCATGGAGGTCACACGCGCGGACGCGGCGCGGTCGCGGCGGTGCAGGGTCACTGTCTCCGGCGGCCGATCGTGGTCGGCGGCGTACAAGAGGTAGGCGGTCGGGGGAGTGGTGTCGGACGAGCTGCTCAGCGCATGCGCGTAGGCGAAGCTCTGGTAGAGGTCCGCGGTGCTCAGCCGCCTGTCGGTGTAGAGCTTGTACTTCGCATCGACGGAGCAGCGCCATGTGCCCGGGCCGTGGCCTCGGACGAGCTGGAGGTCGGGCGTGATCCTCGTATAGGCGCGCCCGTCGGCTTTGGTGATGGCCGACCTCAGCGTGTCCTGCCGGCGAACGGAGATGTCCGTTCCTGCGACGGCGTCTCTCAGCAGGCGGACGACGAAGTCCTCGAACAGCCCGTTCATATCGATCATGAAGGCGGGAGTCGTGATGCCGGAAGTGGTGTAGAGGTTGCCGAACGCCTTGTGCCCGATGAGCATCGCCGCCCAGCGGTGCGCGTTCCGGTAGTGCTCGTTGGCCCGATGGTAGGTGAGGCGTTCGACCGTCGCCCGCGCGTCGAATCCCACGGTGCCGCAGTGCGCCGTGAACTGGGCGGCAAGGCGGCGAGCATGCTCCCTGACGGCGGACGCCCGAGCCGTACGGGCCGCGAGCCATAGCGCGGCGGCGCAGAGCCGGTTGTCGTCAATGTCGCCGCTTCGTTCGTCGTAGCGGCATTCGAGCCGGTCGAGCCGGCCGAAGCGGTGCAGTACCTGCCGGTCCGCGAGGAGCCGGCCGCGCACGACCGGCAGGGCTTCCTCTCTGCGCAGGTAGTCGCGCCGCAGCCCGTGCTGGAGCAGCCTGTCGCATTCCTGGTTCAGCAGGAGGCAGACGAGGTCCCGCAGGTCGAGCCCTTCACCGAGTTGCTGGAGAAGCCCGATGTCGCGCAGGGATTCGACTCCGGACGCGTAGTCGAGCATCTGGAGCACGCCGAGTTCCGATCCCGCGAGCTTCGGCCGGACGCGGATGCAGACACAGTCCAGATTCACGACACCGATATGCGAGCCGGCCTTGATGTCGAGCACGTTGCCGCGCAGCCACCGCAACGTGATCCGCTTCGCCAGGTCCGGCGAGCCGGTGGCTTCCAGGTCGGCCGGGCCAGGCTCCAGGTTCGGCTCGATCCTGCGCTTGTGTTCGTCGACTTCGATGGGCCGCATCAGCCGCCCGCCCCGGCGCGCAGTTCGGCGGAGAGCGCCTTGACCAGTTCCTCGTCGCCCAGGTCCGCGACGGCGTGCCCGCGAATGATCTTGCCTCCGAGGAACTGGGTGAGCTTCGAGTAGTCGTCGTATGTGTACTCCTGGAGCAGCGGCAGCACCTCGGTGCGGATCACCGTGGCGAGGTCGGTCTCGCTGTCCACCGGTTTGCCGCCGGGCAGGAAGAACGAATGCCCGATCTGCCTTTCTCGGCCGAGTTCGGCGACCACACGCCGGTTCAGCTCGCGGAGCAGCAGCCCGAGGTCCATGTCGCCGGCCATCTGCCCGTCGAGCACTTCGGCGTCCGGGAGCAGTTCGTGGAACGCGAACCGGCGACGCAGTGCGGAGTCGAGGAGCCGGATACTGCGGTCGGCGGTGTTCATCGTCCCCAGGATGTGGACGTTCGGCGGGACGGAGAAGCGGCGTCCGGTCGGCAGCGTGACGCGCAGGCCGCGCTTGTCCGGCTCCAGCAACGTGATCAGCTCGCCGAGGATCTTCGGGATGTCGCCCCGGTTGATCTCGTCGATCAGCAGCAGGCGGGGACGGCCGGGATCGGCTGCGGCGGCCTCACAGACATCCATGAAGATTCCGTTTCGCAGGGCCAGTCGCAGCCCGCCGTCCGTGGCTTCGCCGGGACGGAAACCCTCGATGAAGTCCTCGTAGCCGTACGCCGGGTGGAAGGTCACCTGGGCCAGATACCCGGCTTCTGAGAGCGCGCCCAGGGAGTCCAGGAATTCTTGAGTGCCGTACTCGGCGACCGGGTCGAGTTTCAGCTCGGGCACTCGCGTGGCGAGCCACCACAGCGCGAAGCGCAGGGCCGAATAGGTCTTGCCGGTCCCCGGTGGCCCGTACAGGACGACCTGTCCCTTGCGTGCGAGCAGTCCGGCGATCTGCTCGAACAGCGGTTCGGCGGGGACGATCGGCGGCCGCGCCGCACCGTCCTGGATGATCTTCCACAAGGCCGGCTGGACTTTGGCTACCGTGACCGTGCTCCAGGACTTCTGCGGTACGCGAAGCGTCTGCGCGTAAGCGGTGTCCCACTTCACCGAGACCGTGTGCTTGTACTCCGGCCGTTCCGGACGCCACACGTAGCCGTCCTGGGTCACAGTGCCGACCGCGAGGACCTCCTTGATGCCCTTGTTGGCCACGACCAGGTCGCCCGGCTGGAGCTGGAACACCCGCCACAACTCGTTCGCCTTGGCCGATGTCTTGCTCTTGTTGCCCTCGTACATGCTGTCGAGGAAGACATCGTTGAAGGCCTCGCGGTAGTCCCCTTCGGCGGCGAAGCTCGTGAGATCGCCGATCTCGTCCCAGCCGATGCAGATATAACCGCCCGACCGGCAGTCGTCCCAGAACCGGGCATCCTCGCCGGGCGCCACCTTCAGGATCGTGGGCGTGCGCGGACGCGGGTCGGCCCACCAGTAGAGGAATGTCGAGATCTCGTACGGTTCCCAGCCCTGGAACCGCTCGTCGGCCCCGATGAGCTGCTTCAGCCGTTCGTGTGCGGCGAAGGCTTCCAGCGATGAAGCGCTCTCACCCGAGATGCCTTCGATGAAGGCTCGAACATGATCCCGGCTGTTGACCGGCACGATCGAGCCGGGGAAGTAACACGAGATCGCCTTGGCGGTGATGGCAGGGCCTCCGCGCAGCGCGGCAATGGTGTCGATGTCGGTCAGGCGCCCTTCACGGGCTCGGTCGAAGGCCTCGACGAACCCGCTCCGGACCTTCTCCCACGCTTCCTGCACGTCCGCGTACTGGTCGGGGAACGACCAGGACCCATCGCTCAGGCGCCGGTAGATGATGTGCTTGCCGGCGTGTCCACCTCGCATGCTGCTCAAGGCCGGGGTGCCGAACTCCATCCGATGGCAGAAGGAATCCGCTGAGACCTCCGTCCCAAGGGCGTAGCGGTCGAGCGGCAGGGAAGGCCAGCTCTCCAGCGGAAAGTCGGCCACCACTCCTGCGATCTCGTCGGCGGCGGCGGCGACCCGTTCAGCGCAGGAGGCCCGGTCGAATGTGGCGAGGGCCTCGGAGAGCGCGACAGGCGGCGTGTACATCGGCGAGCCTCCGTTCTGTAGCGGACGGTCGCCGAACAGTCTCTCCCCGTACTGGGCAAACCGAACCGGCCGGATCAGGCCACGCCTCTCCGTCAGGATCACGAGCGGGCGGCCGAGCACGTCCTCGGGCCCGCGTCACGAAGGCGGCCTGGAACGGGGGACGTTGGTCCGTCCGCCGGCGGCGGCCGGCCAGGGCGACAGCGACAGGACGGTGGCGATGGCCACCCAGCCCGCCATCAACGCCAGCGTGAAGACCTGGCCCGGAGCCGGCCCGTCGAGCAGATCGCCGGCGCGGTCGATCCCCGATCCCACCCAGAAGGCCGCCATGGCGGTGACCGCGAGGACCAGGCAGCACAGGCCGTGCAGCAGCCGGACTCGGCGGCGTCCGCCGATCGGCCATAACAGGTGGGGGACGAGGTCGGTCGCCGTCAGGCCGGGCGGGGAGCGGTCCGCCGAGTGGGCCTGCCGGCGCAGGTGGGCGGCGTGGCGGACGAGCCAGATGCGCACCTGCTCGGGGCTGTATCCGGCGACGTGCCCGCTGCGCGGGGTGAGCCTGGCCGCCGCGGGGACATAGGCGTCCAGGAGTTTGCGGGCGATCGCCCGGCCTCCGAGCGCGGATCGGCGTCCGGGTCGGCGTGGAGCAGTTCGTCCGGGGCGGCTCCGGACTCCACGGCGGTCGCGGTCAGCAGCAGCCGCCACGGAGTCGCCAACGCGGTGTGGACGGCCTCTCCCGCGGCGCCGGACAGGGCCGCGAGGACACCGTCGCGGTGCGCGTCGCACGCGTGCCCGTCCGGCCAGCGGGTTCGCAGGTACGAGCCGAATCGAGCTCGTCGAGGCCGTCCATGACGGGCAGGACGCGGCGGTCGCGCACCAACCGCGCCGCGTCCCGGTCCGATAGCCCGTGGTTCTGCACGAGCTGCTCGGCCAGCCAGGGCTCGAACCCCTTCCCGGACCTCCACCGGGCCGCGTTCAGCCGTACCGGGACCACCACCGGTCACCGGCCGGCGGGCCGGCGAGGAAGGGCTCGACCAGCTGCATTACCAGCTCGATCGCGAGGACGGTCTTACCCGCCCCGGACCGGCCCACGACCAGCAGGTCCTCCAGTCGGGGCTGAAGGAGAGCGCCGTGATGGAGCCGGTGTGCTCGGGAATCGTGATCCTTAATCGGGATTCACGCCGCTGCGCGACGTCCCAGAAGACGAGGGAGTCCTCCGTCTTGATGGCAAGCGACCGCAGGTCGGGACTGAAGGTCGCCCGCCAGCGGTGCTTGCCGGCGAGTACGGGTGGGCCGA
This region includes:
- a CDS encoding aldo/keto reductase, translating into MQRRTLGRTGPVTSALGLGAMGMSGAYGVADRAESIATVHAALEGGVTLIDTGDFYGMGHNELLLAEALRGRDRDSYVLSVKFGMLRGPGPRFGGQDGRPEAVKNFLAYSLTRLGTDHIDIYRPARLDPAVPIEDTVGAIKEMIDAGYVRHLGLSEVDAATIRRAHAVHPVADLQIEYSLISRAVEADVLPALRELGIGLTAYGVLGRGLISGHWNAGHTAGPGDGRGFHPRFGSGNVEHNLALVEALRRVAEAKGCTVAQLAIAWVAAQGADIVPLVGARTRERLAEALPAMELNLTADDLAEIGKAVPRGAARGDRYPAAFMSGLGVGN
- a CDS encoding protein kinase domain-containing protein, with amino-acid sequence MLLDRLGSGGMGTVWRASDRLLNRTVAIKEMHLLATGEELAKQAARVRREAHTIARISHPNVVNVYDLVNQDERLWLVMELVDGPSLKEHVATTGPMSPSAVAGIGLQLLSALEAVHAAGALHRDIKPGNVLLRHDGRVVLCDFGIAALSGADSLTRTGAVVGSFGYIAPERLSHQPAGPPSDLFSLGVTLCVLLSGRSPFARPEAVGILNAVLREDPEIPAAAGRLRPPLEALLRKNPADRPSIAEAREMLRPLVTTAPGAHDPSKGGRKVGAVPRRGLLGLAALSAVLLLAAVVTTGALVSRSRDKADAAGTGGSPKPSTGHGSTAATHPTRTDAVMPVPDDPDLKAPRDYWMFSGDRYIRALMSTSGYPVHQLMTASSPLQAWDDTFKNLPGFRNKIDATLRVPGSRNEYWVFSGSQYIRMRVANADQAYDDALVAGPRPLSDWESAFGDLPDDGIDAVMPTPDDREQYWVFAGDQYVRIRLDGEGPGGEISQGPSKLDAWSGTLNKFPAFRQGIDAALPVPGEQNDYWMFSGTQYMKIRVTDDAYEDTVLEGPKPLRSWAALD
- a CDS encoding DUF3592 domain-containing protein, with the translated sequence MITGIVGTGCLVAYLRDVVHVFWLWRRGIRTSGVVVDNAETRAESGTRWAPIIAFEDQHGNRVACKPIVRMDKMMQLGQEVPVVHLAHKPEVMLIFTRWSMVRSLLENWILLLLGSGFLGFAVAGVFA
- a CDS encoding McrC family protein — translated: MRPIEVDEHKRRIEPNLEPGPADLEATGSPDLAKRITLRWLRGNVLDIKAGSHIGVVNLDCVCIRVRPKLAGSELGVLQMLDYASGVESLRDIGLLQQLGEGLDLRDLVCLLLNQECDRLLQHGLRRDYLRREEALPVVRGRLLADRQVLHRFGRLDRLECRYDERSGDIDDNRLCAAALWLAARTARASAVREHARRLAAQFTAHCGTVGFDARATVERLTYHRANEHYRNAHRWAAMLIGHKAFGNLYTTSGITTPAFMIDMNGLFEDFVVRLLRDAVAGTDISVRRQDTLRSAITKADGRAYTRITPDLQLVRGHGPGTWRCSVDAKYKLYTDRRLSTADLYQSFAYAHALSSSSDTTPPTAYLLYAADHDRPPETVTLHRRDRAASARVTSMPINVRAILAALAAGDPPPLQIPFHALGR
- a CDS encoding McrB family protein — encoded protein: MLGRPLVILTERRGLIRPVRFAQYGERLFGDRPLQNGGSPMYTPPVALSEALATFDRASCAERVAAAADEIAGVVADFPLESWPSLPLDRYALGTEVSADSFCHRMEFGTPALSSMRGGHAGKHIIYRRLSDGSWSFPDQYADVQEAWEKVRSGFVEAFDRAREGRLTDIDTIAALRGGPAITAKAISCYFPGSIVPVNSRDHVRAFIEGISGESASSLEAFAAHERLKQLIGADERFQGWEPYEISTFLYWWADPRPRTPTILKVAPGEDARFWDDCRSGGYICIGWDEIGDLTSFAAEGDYREAFNDVFLDSMYEGNKSKTSAKANELWRVFQLQPGDLVVANKGIKEVLAVGTVTQDGYVWRPERPEYKHTVSVKWDTAYAQTLRVPQKSWSTVTVAKVQPALWKIIQDGAARPPIVPAEPLFEQIAGLLARKGQVVLYGPPGTGKTYSALRFALWWLATRVPELKLDPVAEYGTQEFLDSLGALSEAGYLAQVTFHPAYGYEDFIEGFRPGEATDGGLRLALRNGIFMDVCEAAAADPGRPRLLLIDEINRGDIPKILGELITLLEPDKRGLRVTLPTGRRFSVPPNVHILGTMNTADRSIRLLDSALRRRFAFHELLPDAEVLDGQMAGDMDLGLLLRELNRRVVAELGRERQIGHSFFLPGGKPVDSETDLATVIRTEVLPLLQEYTYDDYSKLTQFLGGKIIRGHAVADLGDEELVKALSAELRAGAGG